A window of the Lolium perenne isolate Kyuss_39 chromosome 7, Kyuss_2.0, whole genome shotgun sequence genome harbors these coding sequences:
- the LOC127316585 gene encoding uncharacterized protein produces MAAAASSAWKTRWLRPEAYPIFAATGVAVGICAMQLVRNITTNPEVRVTKENRAAGILDNHDEGRRYSRHPFRRFIDGKSSEIMPSINNFFTDPSK; encoded by the exons ATGGCGGCGGCTGCCTCTAGCGCGTGGAAGACCAGGTGGCTCCGGCCCGAG GCCTACCCGATCTTCGCGGCGACCGGCGTCGCCGTAGGGATCTGCGCCATGCAGCTCGTGCGCAACATCACCACCAACCCAGAAGTCCGGGTCACCAAGGAGAACAGGGCGGCCGGGATCCTGGACAACCACGACGAGGGCCGCCGCTACTCCCGCCACCCGTTCAGGAGGTTCATCGACGGCAAGTCTTCGGAGATCATGCCATCCATCAACAACTTCTTCACCGACCCATCAAAGTAG